The following are encoded in a window of Arthrobacter sp. OAP107 genomic DNA:
- a CDS encoding family 43 glycosylhydrolase produces MNDSVNRQFSRRSFLGSGTAAAAAFAVAGAGGGALVAAPAATAAADPAPLINPVVPQRADPWLMKHTDGKYYFTGSVPEYNRIIVRSSPTIAGLGSASEAMVWTRPASGTMGGHIWAPELHHFDGQWHIYFAAGDSSDVFRVRIYVISTDGADPTNAVWGPPVRVYTHADTFSLDATTFEHNGTRYLLWAQSDAGVNSSLYIASMSSPSTLSSTPVRIAVPTLDWETRGYKVNEGPAVIKRNGRIFVTFSASATDANYCMGLLTADATADLLSAASWTKTPVPVFVTTEGSKQYGPGHNSFTVDEAGNDVLVYHARSYRTIVGDPLYDPNRHARVQRLYWNTDGTPNFGVPVGDGELPVRLEPASAVGTFLAHDGATVTAASSPALGSSQFRIAPGYAKKNSVVIEPVLAKGRYFRVQGAAVTIAATEGSSSAFLQRGGLSDGAGVSFESVDFPGSYLVLRQGALAVAKVGKNERPAATFFLRS; encoded by the coding sequence ATGAATGATTCCGTCAACCGCCAGTTCTCCCGCCGGTCCTTCCTTGGCTCCGGCACCGCCGCGGCGGCAGCGTTCGCCGTCGCGGGCGCCGGCGGCGGGGCCCTGGTGGCGGCGCCGGCCGCTACCGCCGCCGCTGATCCGGCTCCGCTGATCAACCCCGTGGTGCCGCAGCGGGCGGACCCGTGGCTCATGAAGCACACGGACGGCAAGTACTACTTCACTGGTTCCGTGCCGGAGTACAACCGCATCATCGTCCGCTCCTCCCCCACCATCGCCGGGCTCGGCAGCGCTTCGGAAGCGATGGTCTGGACGCGGCCTGCCTCCGGCACCATGGGCGGCCACATCTGGGCACCCGAACTGCACCACTTCGACGGCCAGTGGCACATCTACTTCGCCGCGGGCGACAGCAGCGACGTCTTCCGGGTGCGGATCTACGTGATTTCCACGGACGGCGCCGATCCCACCAACGCCGTCTGGGGACCGCCGGTGCGCGTGTACACGCACGCCGACACCTTCTCCCTGGACGCCACCACCTTCGAGCACAACGGCACCCGCTACCTGCTGTGGGCGCAGAGCGACGCCGGCGTGAACTCCAGTCTGTACATCGCGTCCATGTCATCACCCTCAACGCTCTCCAGCACCCCGGTCCGCATTGCTGTTCCGACCCTGGACTGGGAGACCCGGGGCTACAAAGTGAACGAAGGCCCCGCCGTGATCAAGCGGAACGGACGCATCTTCGTGACCTTCTCCGCCAGCGCCACGGACGCCAACTACTGCATGGGCCTGCTGACGGCGGACGCCACTGCCGACCTGCTCAGTGCAGCTTCGTGGACGAAGACTCCCGTCCCCGTCTTTGTCACCACGGAAGGCTCGAAGCAGTATGGTCCCGGCCATAACTCCTTCACTGTGGATGAGGCCGGCAACGACGTGCTCGTGTACCACGCGCGGTCCTACCGCACCATCGTCGGCGACCCGCTCTATGACCCCAACCGGCACGCCCGGGTGCAGCGGCTGTACTGGAACACCGACGGTACGCCGAATTTCGGCGTGCCGGTGGGCGACGGCGAACTGCCGGTTCGCCTGGAGCCCGCCTCCGCTGTGGGTACCTTTCTCGCGCACGACGGCGCCACAGTCACCGCCGCTTCCTCCCCCGCGCTGGGCTCATCCCAGTTCCGCATCGCGCCGGGGTACGCCAAGAAGAATTCGGTGGTCATTGAACCGGTCCTGGCCAAGGGCCGCTATTTCCGGGTGCAGGGAGCAGCTGTGACCATCGCTGCCACGGAGGGGTCGTCGTCGGCCTTCCTGCAGCGGGGTGGCCTGTCGGATGGTGCAGGCGTCTCCTTCGAGTCCGTGGACTTCCCGGGCTCCTACCTAGTGCTCCGGCAGGGCGCCCTGGCAGTGGCGAAGGTAGGTAAGAACGAGCGGCCGGCGGCCACATTCTTCCTGCGTTCCTAG
- a CDS encoding DMT family transporter, translating into MKALLGRVNGPLLGAFFVVGASTLWGTTGTVATFAPSVSPLAIGAVAMGVGGLLQALYAVQPIANHWDILRGRWLPVALGAAAVAVYPLAFYSSMHLSGVALGTVVSIGSAPLASAVIERLAERKALTRRWMFGAMTGVAGAGLLCFAGDSAERPGALAESWAVPAGVVLGLAAGVTYAVYSWAAHRLISGGVSSRAAMGAVFGLGGALLMPVLAVTGGPLLESWGNFTVAAYMALVPMFAGYVLFGWGLARVRASTATGLSLMETVVAAVLAVVVVGERLPALGWLGVAMVLASLFVLTPRQAGSQDDRSGQAGASARTEARSTVGQ; encoded by the coding sequence GTGAAAGCGCTGCTCGGCCGGGTGAACGGGCCCCTCCTGGGCGCGTTTTTCGTGGTGGGTGCGTCGACGCTGTGGGGTACGACCGGAACTGTTGCCACGTTCGCGCCGTCGGTGAGTCCGCTGGCCATCGGCGCCGTGGCCATGGGGGTGGGCGGGCTGCTGCAGGCGCTGTACGCTGTGCAGCCGATTGCGAACCACTGGGACATCCTCCGCGGCCGGTGGCTGCCGGTCGCGCTCGGGGCGGCGGCGGTCGCGGTGTACCCGCTTGCCTTCTACAGCTCGATGCACCTTTCCGGCGTGGCGCTTGGAACGGTCGTCTCGATCGGCTCAGCCCCTCTGGCCTCGGCAGTCATCGAGCGCCTGGCAGAGCGGAAAGCGTTGACCCGACGCTGGATGTTCGGCGCGATGACTGGGGTGGCTGGCGCCGGACTCCTGTGTTTTGCCGGTGACAGCGCGGAGCGGCCGGGCGCACTTGCCGAATCCTGGGCGGTGCCGGCGGGGGTCGTCCTGGGTCTCGCGGCCGGCGTGACCTACGCGGTGTACTCGTGGGCTGCCCACCGCCTGATCAGCGGGGGAGTGTCATCCCGGGCCGCCATGGGTGCGGTGTTCGGCCTGGGCGGAGCGCTGCTGATGCCGGTGCTTGCCGTGACCGGCGGGCCGCTGCTCGAATCCTGGGGCAACTTCACGGTGGCCGCCTACATGGCGCTTGTCCCCATGTTCGCCGGGTATGTCCTGTTCGGTTGGGGACTGGCGCGCGTGCGGGCGAGCACCGCAACGGGCCTGTCCCTCATGGAAACCGTCGTCGCCGCGGTGCTGGCCGTCGTCGTCGTGGGTGAACGGTTGCCTGCACTGGGCTGGCTCGGCGTCGCCATGGTGCTGGCAAGCCTGTTCGTCCTGACTCCCCGGCAGGCGGGGAGCCAGGATGACCGAAGCGGTCAGGCCGGTGCCTCAGCGAGAACCGAGGCCCGTTCCACCGTGGGGCAGTAG
- a CDS encoding TetR/AcrR family transcriptional regulator, which yields MASFEGRSVKRPARASLLEAAARLFYADGVAATGIDTITAAAGVAKKSLYNNFASKADLVAAYLAARHEEWLALYRERVDAAATPQERVLAVFDAYIDHANFAYEHGFRGCGLLNAAAELPAGAPGRQAVRQHKEEVEGLLLKHVAELKPGQDKAAASVARHLAFVLEGSMARAGLEGEDRCLHEARMIAVQMLEGL from the coding sequence GTGGCTTCATTTGAAGGACGTTCCGTAAAGCGGCCAGCCCGAGCATCCCTGCTTGAGGCTGCGGCGCGGCTCTTCTATGCCGACGGCGTGGCGGCCACGGGCATCGACACCATCACTGCAGCAGCCGGCGTGGCCAAGAAGAGCCTGTACAACAACTTCGCTTCCAAGGCGGACCTGGTGGCGGCCTACCTCGCCGCCCGGCATGAGGAATGGCTCGCCCTGTACCGGGAGCGGGTCGACGCGGCGGCCACTCCGCAGGAGCGGGTCCTGGCGGTCTTCGACGCGTACATCGACCATGCAAACTTTGCCTATGAGCACGGTTTTAGGGGGTGCGGCCTGCTCAATGCTGCAGCGGAACTGCCGGCGGGCGCTCCCGGAAGGCAGGCCGTGCGGCAGCACAAGGAAGAGGTCGAGGGCCTTCTGCTCAAGCATGTTGCGGAACTGAAGCCGGGGCAGGACAAGGCGGCGGCCAGCGTGGCCCGGCATTTGGCGTTCGTGCTCGAAGGGTCCATGGCAAGGGCGGGGCTTGAGGGCGAAGACCGCTGTCTGCACGAAGCCCGGATGATCGCTGTTCAGATGCTGGAGGGGCTGTGA
- the chvE gene encoding multiple monosaccharide ABC transporter substrate-binding protein, which translates to MRIKKLLGAVAVVLAVTVGATGCGSRPGAATSSSSADAAGALVGISMPTQTSERWIADGKNVSESLAKLGYKTDLQYANDDIPTQVSQIENMLTKGAKSLIIAAIDGTTLTDVLAKAKEQNVKVIAYDRLINGTPNVDYYTTFDNYEVGVQQATSLLTGLGLVDASGKKVEGKGPFNVELFAGSPDDNNANFFWTGAMDTLKPYLDAGTLKVPSGQTKFEQAAILRWQAATAQKRMEDILTAAYGSGKKLDGVLSPYDGLSIGIISALTSTGGYSKGALPVVTGQDAEKGSVKSIVAGEQYSTIFKDTRKLGEQAVKMVDAVLKGQQPETNDTETYNNKVKVVPAFLLKSVIVTKDNYKKELIDSGYYTDADIK; encoded by the coding sequence GTGAGAATCAAGAAACTCCTGGGCGCCGTCGCCGTCGTCCTGGCTGTGACGGTGGGGGCCACCGGCTGCGGCAGCCGCCCCGGCGCCGCCACCAGCTCCAGCAGCGCCGACGCTGCCGGTGCCCTGGTAGGAATCTCCATGCCGACGCAGACTTCGGAACGGTGGATCGCGGACGGTAAGAACGTCTCCGAATCCCTGGCCAAGCTCGGCTACAAGACTGACCTGCAGTACGCCAACGACGACATCCCCACGCAGGTCTCGCAGATCGAGAACATGCTGACCAAGGGAGCCAAGTCCCTGATCATCGCCGCGATCGACGGCACCACATTGACGGACGTCCTGGCCAAGGCCAAGGAGCAGAACGTCAAGGTCATTGCCTACGACCGGCTGATCAACGGCACCCCGAACGTGGACTACTACACCACCTTCGACAACTATGAAGTGGGCGTCCAGCAGGCAACGTCGCTGCTGACCGGGCTGGGCCTGGTGGATGCCTCCGGCAAGAAGGTCGAGGGCAAGGGCCCCTTCAACGTTGAACTCTTCGCGGGCAGCCCGGACGACAACAACGCCAACTTCTTCTGGACCGGCGCCATGGACACCCTGAAGCCGTATTTGGACGCCGGCACACTGAAGGTGCCCAGTGGCCAGACCAAGTTTGAGCAGGCTGCCATCCTGCGCTGGCAGGCGGCCACCGCCCAGAAGCGGATGGAAGACATCCTCACCGCCGCCTACGGCTCGGGCAAAAAGCTCGACGGCGTGCTCTCGCCCTATGACGGCCTGTCCATCGGCATCATCTCGGCCCTGACCAGCACCGGGGGCTACTCCAAGGGCGCCCTGCCTGTTGTGACCGGCCAGGACGCGGAAAAGGGCTCGGTGAAGTCCATCGTCGCCGGCGAGCAGTACTCCACGATCTTCAAGGACACCCGCAAGCTCGGCGAGCAGGCCGTGAAGATGGTGGACGCTGTCCTGAAGGGCCAGCAGCCCGAGACCAATGACACCGAGACCTACAACAACAAGGTCAAGGTGGTCCCGGCCTTCCTGCTGAAGTCCGTCATCGTCACCAAGGACAATTACAAGAAGGAACTCATCGACTCCGGTTACTACACCGACGCCGACATCAAGTAG
- the mmsA gene encoding multiple monosaccharide ABC transporter ATP-binding protein, with the protein MNVPILQMRGITKTFPGVKALQDVTLDVNRGEVHAICGENGAGKSTLMKVLSGVYAHNTFEGDILFENEPCDFASISDSEKRGIVIIHQELALSPYLSIAENIFLGNEMASRGWVDWRKTNLEAAKLLARVGLDENPVTPIQHISVGKQQLVEIAKALSKEVKLLILDEPTAALNDEDSDHLLDLILHLKGQGVTSIIISHKLNEIRKVADAVTIIRDGKSIETLRVDQGQITQERIIRGMVGRDLDSLYPEREPQIGEEVLRIEDWTVQHPQDHSRTVVHNASLNVRKGEVVGLAGLMGAGRTELAMSVFGRTYGRAVSGKVFKYGKEINTSTVPEAIRHGIAYATEDRKHYGLNLIEDIKRNISMAALPKLAKRGWVDKNKETTVANSYRKSMNIKAPSVAAITGKLSGGNQQKVVLSKWMFSDPDVLILDEPTRGIDVGAKFEIYTIIAELAAQGKAVIVISSELPELLGICDRIYTLSAGHVTGEVPIAEASQETLMHYMTQEKE; encoded by the coding sequence ATGAACGTACCCATTCTTCAGATGCGCGGGATCACCAAGACCTTCCCCGGCGTCAAGGCCCTCCAGGATGTCACCCTGGACGTGAACCGCGGCGAGGTCCACGCGATCTGCGGCGAAAACGGGGCAGGCAAGTCCACCCTGATGAAGGTGCTCTCCGGCGTCTACGCCCACAACACCTTCGAGGGGGACATCCTCTTCGAGAACGAACCGTGCGACTTCGCGTCCATCAGCGACAGCGAGAAGCGCGGCATCGTGATCATCCACCAGGAGCTGGCCCTCAGCCCGTACCTGTCCATCGCGGAAAACATCTTCCTGGGCAACGAAATGGCCTCCCGCGGCTGGGTCGACTGGCGCAAGACCAACCTCGAGGCGGCCAAGCTGCTGGCCCGGGTTGGCCTGGACGAAAACCCTGTCACCCCCATCCAGCACATCAGCGTGGGCAAGCAGCAGCTCGTCGAAATCGCCAAGGCACTGTCCAAGGAAGTGAAGCTGTTGATCCTGGACGAGCCCACCGCGGCCCTGAACGACGAGGACTCAGACCACCTGCTCGACCTGATCCTGCACCTGAAGGGCCAGGGCGTCACCAGCATCATCATCAGCCACAAACTCAACGAAATCCGCAAGGTGGCGGACGCCGTCACCATTATCCGCGACGGCAAGTCCATCGAAACCCTCCGCGTGGACCAGGGCCAGATCACCCAGGAACGCATCATCCGCGGAATGGTGGGCCGCGACCTCGACAGCCTCTACCCGGAGCGCGAGCCGCAGATCGGCGAGGAAGTCCTGCGCATCGAAGACTGGACAGTCCAGCACCCGCAGGACCACAGCCGTACCGTGGTGCACAACGCCAGCCTCAACGTCCGCAAGGGCGAAGTGGTGGGACTCGCCGGCCTCATGGGAGCCGGCCGCACCGAACTGGCCATGAGCGTCTTCGGCCGCACCTACGGCCGCGCCGTCTCCGGAAAGGTGTTCAAGTACGGCAAGGAAATCAACACCTCCACCGTCCCCGAGGCCATCCGGCACGGCATCGCCTACGCCACCGAGGACCGCAAGCACTACGGCCTGAACCTCATCGAGGACATCAAGCGGAACATCTCCATGGCTGCCCTGCCCAAGCTCGCCAAGCGCGGCTGGGTGGACAAAAACAAGGAAACCACGGTGGCCAACAGCTACCGGAAGAGCATGAACATCAAGGCCCCCTCCGTTGCGGCCATCACCGGGAAGCTCTCCGGCGGCAACCAGCAAAAGGTGGTCCTGAGCAAATGGATGTTCTCCGACCCCGACGTGCTCATCCTGGACGAACCCACCCGCGGCATCGACGTCGGCGCCAAGTTCGAGATCTACACGATCATCGCCGAGCTCGCGGCCCAGGGCAAAGCCGTCATCGTGATCTCCTCCGAACTCCCCGAACTCCTGGGCATCTGCGACCGGATCTACACCCTGTCCGCCGGCCACGTCACGGGTGAAGTACCGATCGCCGAAGCCTCCCAGGAGACCCTTATGCACTACATGACCCAAGAGAAGGAATAA
- the mmsB gene encoding multiple monosaccharide ABC transporter permease, with translation MSALRESLGFLASRLRQVGIFVALILIVLLFQVLTDGILLEPQNVTNLVVQNSYILILAIGMVMVIIAGHIDLSVGSIAGFIGAVAGVMIVHWGWAWWAAIPACLLVGALVGAWQGYWIAYVGIPAFIVTLAGMLIFRGLTLITLKNQQITPFPDELRALGGGFLPDISGGTSVLEWLTVILGVGGTAALLFQSVKERRVRRRFNLENEPMAWFATKTVFIALLMLVITFLLASYRGTPIVLIVLAGLVIAYSALMNNSIFGRHTYAIGGNLHAAELSGIKTKAVTFRLFVNMGVLAALAGLIFTARLNSAQPAGGTGFELDSIAAAFIGGAAVQGGIGTVAGAMIGGLIMGVLNNGMSILGLGTDYQQLIKGLVLLIAVGFDIFNKNRAGGGSSIAKRFKLRTTPPATETKAPSETKAPAQAPAEPSAPVAAGSRESGNA, from the coding sequence ATGTCCGCCCTACGAGAATCCCTCGGCTTCCTGGCCAGCCGCCTCCGCCAGGTCGGCATCTTCGTCGCCCTGATCCTGATCGTCCTGCTGTTCCAGGTCCTCACCGACGGGATCCTGCTGGAGCCGCAGAACGTCACCAACCTCGTCGTCCAGAACAGCTACATCCTCATTCTGGCCATCGGCATGGTCATGGTCATCATCGCCGGCCACATCGACCTCTCCGTTGGCTCCATCGCCGGGTTCATCGGCGCCGTCGCCGGCGTCATGATCGTGCACTGGGGCTGGGCGTGGTGGGCGGCCATCCCGGCCTGCCTCCTCGTCGGTGCCCTGGTCGGTGCGTGGCAGGGCTACTGGATCGCCTACGTCGGCATCCCCGCCTTCATCGTCACCCTGGCCGGCATGCTCATCTTCCGCGGCCTGACCCTGATCACCCTGAAGAACCAGCAGATCACCCCGTTCCCGGATGAACTGCGTGCCCTCGGCGGCGGCTTCCTGCCCGACATCTCCGGCGGCACCTCCGTGCTCGAATGGCTCACCGTGATCCTCGGCGTCGGCGGCACAGCGGCCCTGCTATTCCAGTCGGTCAAGGAACGCCGGGTCCGCCGCCGGTTCAATCTGGAAAACGAGCCCATGGCCTGGTTCGCCACGAAGACCGTGTTCATCGCCCTGCTGATGCTCGTCATCACGTTCCTGCTCGCCAGCTACCGCGGCACCCCGATCGTGCTGATCGTTCTCGCGGGGCTGGTCATCGCCTACTCGGCGCTGATGAACAACAGCATCTTCGGCCGGCACACCTACGCCATTGGCGGCAACCTGCACGCCGCAGAGCTATCCGGCATCAAGACCAAGGCCGTGACGTTCCGGCTCTTCGTGAACATGGGCGTGCTCGCCGCACTGGCCGGCCTGATCTTCACGGCCCGCCTGAACTCCGCCCAGCCCGCCGGCGGCACCGGCTTCGAGCTGGACTCCATCGCCGCAGCCTTCATCGGCGGCGCGGCGGTCCAGGGCGGCATCGGCACCGTGGCCGGAGCCATGATCGGCGGCCTCATCATGGGCGTCCTCAACAACGGCATGTCCATCCTCGGCCTCGGCACCGACTACCAGCAGCTGATCAAGGGCCTGGTGCTCCTGATCGCCGTCGGGTTCGACATTTTCAACAAGAACCGCGCCGGCGGCGGATCCTCCATCGCCAAGCGCTTCAAGCTCAGGACCACCCCGCCTGCGACCGAAACCAAGGCACCGTCAGAAACGAAGGCGCCGGCCCAAGCACCGGCCGAACCGTCCGCTCCGGTGGCGGCCGGCAGCCGCGAGTCAGGCAACGCCTGA
- a CDS encoding LacI family DNA-binding transcriptional regulator encodes MTANTAPRPPVMEDVARLAGVSHQTVSRVLNTHPNVSARTRRRVERAIAELGYRRNTAARSLVTRRSQAIGVLGAGTAHYGPANTLLGVQQAARNEGYAVSMASLSEVTAAGIHDALEHFLLQSVDGIVVIVPHETMLESLHTIALSVPLVAVGFGADEHLTVAAVNQRVGAALAVQHLVNLGHTSIAHVSGPQDWIDAAARTEGWRRALHQAGLPAGVLIQGDWSAESGYRAGLELAAAGNVTALFAANDQMALGALRAFSEAGLRVPEDISVVGFDDQPEAGYFVPPLTTVNQGFKELGARCIRMLLSDMAHGPSGAASVLNPKLVVRDSTAAPAETAQ; translated from the coding sequence ATGACAGCAAACACCGCGCCGCGTCCTCCCGTCATGGAGGACGTGGCGCGTCTCGCCGGGGTGTCCCACCAGACCGTCTCGCGCGTCCTCAACACCCATCCGAACGTCAGTGCCCGGACCCGCAGGCGGGTGGAACGCGCCATCGCCGAGCTGGGCTACCGGCGCAACACCGCGGCCCGCAGCCTGGTCACCCGGCGTTCCCAGGCCATCGGGGTCCTCGGTGCCGGCACAGCACACTACGGACCTGCCAATACGCTCCTCGGCGTCCAGCAGGCAGCCCGGAACGAAGGCTACGCCGTCAGCATGGCCAGCCTCAGCGAGGTGACGGCCGCCGGCATCCACGACGCCCTCGAGCATTTCCTCCTGCAGTCCGTCGACGGGATCGTGGTGATCGTCCCGCACGAGACCATGCTGGAATCGCTGCACACCATCGCGCTGTCCGTGCCGCTGGTTGCCGTGGGCTTCGGCGCGGATGAGCACCTGACCGTGGCGGCCGTGAACCAGCGCGTGGGTGCGGCCCTCGCCGTGCAGCACCTCGTGAACCTGGGCCACACGTCGATCGCCCACGTTTCCGGTCCGCAGGACTGGATTGACGCCGCGGCCCGGACCGAGGGCTGGCGCCGTGCCCTTCACCAGGCCGGGCTGCCGGCAGGCGTGCTGATCCAGGGCGACTGGAGCGCCGAAAGCGGCTACCGCGCCGGATTGGAACTGGCTGCCGCCGGCAATGTCACCGCGCTGTTCGCTGCCAACGACCAGATGGCCCTGGGGGCACTGCGCGCCTTCAGCGAGGCCGGCCTGCGCGTCCCTGAGGACATCAGCGTGGTGGGCTTCGACGACCAGCCGGAGGCCGGCTACTTCGTCCCGCCGCTGACCACGGTGAACCAGGGCTTCAAGGAGCTCGGTGCTCGCTGCATCCGGATGCTCCTGTCCGACATGGCCCACGGACCTTCCGGAGCGGCCTCGGTCCTCAACCCCAAACTCGTGGTGCGGGACTCCACGGCGGCTCCGGCCGAAACGGCCCAATAA
- a CDS encoding aldose 1-epimerase family protein: MERRLLQAGRQAVTQNRAVTEYKIRAGEYTATITAQAGALRELRHRGRDLIVPFPEGGPIPDYRGIVAAPWPNRIADGRYTFDGTEYEVPVNEPERGCALHGLVFPQDWTLESHDESSVTLSCTPEPTPGYPHTVRIGVEYRLSGDGLYSRVTASNAGATAAPYGVCPHPYLVAGPAPLDEWILEVPAGEFLEVTPDRLLPKETRTVEDHGFDFRSPRAIGVTEIDHAFTDIAFDGAGQARMLVRDPGGTGVGMAWDRTCQWIQIHTADKQPPAPNRLGLAVEPMTCPPDAFNSGVDLIRLEPGATHEASWSIFAA, encoded by the coding sequence ATGGAACGCCGCCTACTACAGGCTGGCCGGCAGGCTGTGACCCAAAACAGGGCTGTGACCGAATACAAAATCCGGGCGGGGGAGTACACCGCCACCATCACGGCACAGGCGGGTGCACTGCGGGAGCTGCGCCACCGGGGCCGGGACCTCATCGTTCCGTTCCCGGAGGGCGGACCCATTCCCGACTACCGCGGCATCGTCGCGGCGCCCTGGCCCAACCGGATCGCCGACGGCCGGTACACCTTCGACGGGACCGAATATGAGGTGCCGGTCAACGAGCCGGAGCGGGGCTGTGCCCTGCACGGGCTGGTGTTCCCGCAGGACTGGACGCTCGAGTCGCATGATGAGTCATCGGTGACGCTGTCCTGCACCCCGGAACCCACGCCGGGCTACCCGCACACGGTGCGGATCGGCGTCGAATACCGGCTGTCCGGGGACGGCCTGTACAGCCGGGTCACGGCGTCGAACGCCGGCGCCACGGCGGCGCCCTACGGTGTCTGCCCGCACCCCTACCTGGTGGCCGGCCCGGCGCCCCTCGACGAATGGATCCTCGAAGTCCCCGCCGGGGAGTTCCTCGAGGTCACCCCGGACCGGCTGCTGCCCAAGGAAACGCGAACCGTGGAAGACCACGGGTTTGATTTCCGGTCGCCGCGCGCCATCGGCGTCACCGAGATCGACCATGCCTTCACGGACATAGCGTTCGACGGCGCCGGGCAGGCCCGCATGCTGGTCCGGGATCCCGGCGGTACCGGCGTCGGAATGGCGTGGGACCGCACCTGCCAATGGATCCAGATCCACACCGCCGACAAGCAGCCCCCGGCCCCCAACCGGCTGGGCCTTGCCGTGGAACCCATGACCTGCCCGCCCGATGCCTTCAACAGCGGCGTGGACCTGATCCGGCTGGAGCCGGGCGCCACGCACGAGGCATCCTGGAGCATTTTCGCCGCCTGA
- the araA gene encoding L-arabinose isomerase, producing MSSANNTSLEHYEVWFLTGSQHLYGEDVLKQVAAQSQEIAAALNESSDVPVKLVWKPVLTDSDAIRRTALEANSDDSVIGVTAWMHTFSPAKMWIQGLDLLRKPLLHLHTQANVELPWADIDFDFMNLNQAAHGDREFGYIQSRLGVPRKTVVGHVSNPEVARQVGVWQRASAGWAAVRNLKLTRFGDNMRNVAVTEGDKTEAELRFGVSVNTWSVNELADAVHGAAESDVDALVAEYERLYDVAPELRAGGARHESLRYSARIELGLRSFLEANGSAAFTTSFEDLGELRQLPGVAVQRLMADGYGFGAEGDWKTAILIRAAKVMGAGLPGGASLMEDYTYHLVPGQERILGAHMLEVCPSLTATKPRVEIHPLGIGGKEDPVRMVFDTDAGPGVVVALSDMRDRFRLVANAVDVVDLDEPLPNLPVARALWEPKPDFATSAAAWLTAGAAHHTVLSTQVGVDVFEDFAEIAQTELLTIDEGTTLKQFKKELAWNAAYYRLAGRL from the coding sequence ATGTCCAGCGCCAACAACACCTCCCTCGAGCACTACGAGGTCTGGTTCCTCACCGGCAGCCAGCACCTCTACGGCGAGGACGTGCTGAAGCAGGTGGCGGCCCAGTCGCAGGAGATTGCTGCCGCGCTGAACGAGTCCTCCGACGTCCCGGTCAAGCTCGTCTGGAAGCCCGTGCTGACGGATTCGGACGCAATCCGCCGCACCGCGCTGGAGGCCAACTCGGACGATTCGGTGATCGGCGTGACGGCGTGGATGCATACGTTCTCCCCGGCCAAGATGTGGATCCAGGGCCTGGACCTGCTCCGCAAGCCGCTCCTGCACCTGCACACCCAGGCCAACGTGGAACTGCCGTGGGCGGACATCGACTTTGACTTCATGAACCTGAACCAGGCCGCGCACGGTGACCGCGAGTTCGGCTACATCCAGTCCCGGCTGGGCGTGCCGCGCAAGACCGTCGTGGGCCACGTGTCCAACCCGGAGGTGGCCCGCCAGGTGGGCGTCTGGCAGCGCGCCTCCGCCGGCTGGGCCGCCGTCCGCAACCTGAAGCTGACCCGCTTCGGGGACAACATGCGCAACGTCGCCGTCACCGAGGGCGATAAGACCGAGGCGGAGCTCCGCTTCGGCGTCTCGGTCAACACCTGGTCCGTCAATGAGCTCGCCGACGCCGTCCACGGCGCCGCGGAGTCCGACGTTGACGCCCTGGTCGCGGAGTACGAGCGGCTTTACGACGTGGCACCGGAGCTGCGTGCCGGCGGTGCCCGCCACGAGTCCCTGCGGTACAGCGCCCGCATCGAGCTCGGGCTGCGCAGCTTCCTCGAGGCCAACGGCTCCGCCGCCTTCACCACGTCCTTCGAGGACCTCGGCGAGCTGCGGCAGCTGCCGGGCGTGGCCGTCCAGCGGCTCATGGCCGACGGCTACGGCTTCGGCGCCGAGGGCGACTGGAAGACGGCCATCCTGATCCGCGCGGCCAAGGTCATGGGCGCCGGGCTCCCCGGCGGCGCCTCCCTGATGGAGGACTACACGTACCACCTGGTGCCCGGCCAGGAGAGGATCCTCGGTGCGCACATGCTGGAGGTCTGCCCCTCGCTGACCGCCACCAAGCCGCGCGTCGAAATCCACCCCCTGGGCATCGGCGGCAAGGAGGACCCGGTCCGCATGGTCTTCGACACCGACGCCGGTCCCGGCGTCGTCGTCGCGCTGTCCGACATGCGCGACAGGTTCCGCCTCGTGGCGAACGCCGTGGACGTCGTCGACCTCGACGAGCCGCTGCCAAACCTGCCGGTGGCGCGCGCCCTCTGGGAACCGAAGCCCGACTTCGCCACCTCCGCCGCCGCCTGGCTGACCGCCGGGGCCGCCCACCACACCGTCCTCTCCACCCAGGTGGGCGTGGACGTGTTCGAGGACTTCGCCGAGATCGCGCAGACCGAGCTGCTCACCATCGACGAGGGCACCACGCTCAAGCAGTTCAAGAAGGAACTGGCATGGAACGCCGCCTACTACAGGCTGGCCGGCAGGCTGTGA